From the genome of Alistipes sp. ZOR0009:
CGGATATTACTTTGGATGAGGTGCGCTGCTGAAAGAGGCCTACGCCAAAGGAGAAACCTTCGTATCTGGCCGCCATATACCTTATGCTTTGCGATAGGTAGATTCCGAAGATAACGGTGCTGACGTTGTCGCCCTGCCAGTTGGCTAGCTTCTCGTTTCCTAGGGGGATTTGGGCACCTAGGTTGAGCCATAGCCGCTTTTTGATGGCGTAGAAGGCTTCTGCTCCTACCTTTACGTAGTAGGTGGAGCTGGTTTGGTACAGTTTAGCCCGCTGGGTGTAAAAATCCTCGATGAAATCGGCCGAGAAGGTGAGCGGGATAGCCATTCGACCCCAGCTGTACAACCCATGCACAAAGTAGGTGGCGCTCCAACCTCGAGCGCTATTCCCCATGATGGCGGACACGGTAGCCATTTCGTCGAGGTTGTAGTAGCTTAGGTATTCGGTGGTGCTCTTTATTTGGGGCTTACCCGTAATTGGAGATACCAGCTTGGTAGACCTGCGTCCTCCAATATTTAGAAGCGAGTCGGGAAGTTCTCCGTTGGGGGCTGGAGCCTGGCCTACGGCGCTAGCCGAGACTATCAAGGCCGAAATCCAAAATAGTAGCTTACGCATGAATGGTTTCTATTAGAGTGTTTCACCACTATGCAATATAGCAATTTTAAGCTATAAGCTAAACAATCTTTTCTCTCCATTTCCCAAATCGCAGGTAGAGCAGGCAAACAATTAGCATGTAGCCAGAGTAGAAGGTTTCGATAAACCACATGGTGGTTACGTTGGCGTTTAGGTGTACGGTAAGGATGTACGCTAGCACTATGTACAGCGCAATGTCGGAGAATTCGAGACCAAAGGCAATGAGCGTGTTTCCGGTTCCCGAAATGGCCATGAAGGCGATAAATCCAAGCGACATGATTATTGATCCGAGCATTACCACCTTAACAACAGGCAGCGTTGCTGCAATTAGGTTGGCATCGGTGGTGTAGAAACCTATAATTTGGTGAAGAAATGGGTAAGACAGGCATACGATGAGAAAAACACCGCTAAAGCTTAGCAGCATCGAGCGGCGAACTAGTATGGGAACACGCTCGAATCGCTTTTCGCCCATTAGGAAGCTAACGAGGCTGTTGGTTGCTTCGGCAAATCCCCAGATGGGAACCATCATGGTTATGTATAGGCTGCGAACGATGTTGGATATGGCCAGCGAACGTTCTCCCATCCTTTCGATAATAAGGAAGATCACAAACCAAGCGCTGAACGATATCAGGTGCTGCAGCATCATGGGGGAGGCTATCTTTAGTATTTCGCCTACTATTTTGCTTTTAAAGTAGCGCAGCTTAACCAGCGAGAACTTGGTGAAGTAGCGGTTGTAGATGGTGAATCCAAGGATGATGATGAACCCTACCAGCTCGGAGATAACGGATGCCATTGCGGCACCAACAAACCCGTAGGCAGGTAGCCCCAGCTTACCAAATATAAGCGCATAGTTTAGGATTATGTTGAGTCCAACGGTGGTAGAGGTTACTGCGATAAGCACCTTGGTGTTGGCTGTTGCCACGTAAAAGGCGCGGAATAGGAGCATGAAGGCAGCAAAGAAGAGACCCCAGATGCGCACCTGCACAAAATCGCCAACGAGCGTGGCAATATCGTGGTTGCTGACAAGGTTGGTTATAAGGCTTGGAGCCGCCATCTTGATGGAGACAAACACAACGGTAACTATTGCGAAGAGCAGGAAGAAGGCGTTGGAGAAGGTACGGCCAATTTCGTTGGGGCGATCTTCGCCAAAGCGGCGGGCCATAATAATTTGGTTGCCGATGGTAAAGCCGTTTATCACCATAATAATGGTAAGGTAAATAAGCACGCCAAGGGCTCCTGCTGCGAGCTCCAGCTCTCCAAGTCGTCCAACGAAGACGGTGTCGGTGATGTTGAGTATGGTTTGGCTAACGCTGCCGATAATAATGGGGTAGGCTATGCGCCAAATATTGCCGTATGATATTTCGTCTTTCATAGGTTGCAAAGGTACAAGAATTCTTTTGAGTGGTTGGCTGCCGGTGCGAACGCATAAAAAAAGGCGAACCAAATGGTTCGCCTTGTGGTGCTATTTTTCTTTTATGCAGTACTTCTTGAGTATGGTATAGGCCTCTTTTATGCCCAGCTCGCCCGACTTGCTGATGTCGAGACACCCCTTGTTGGTATCCTTAAGGTAGATCTGAACCAAACCTCGATTAAAGTAGGCATCGGCTAGGTACGGATACTGCTCTATGGCCTTGGTGTAGCTCTGTATGGCATCGGGCATGCGGTTAGCAAGGGTGTAGATGTTACCCATGTTGTAGTATACGTAGGCATAGTCGGGCAGCAGCTTTGCCGCCTTGTTTAGATCGTCCAAAGCCTGATCGTAGTTGTAAACCGTAACCTCCACCTTGGTTTTGGTTCCGGCAGCTGCGCTGCTGTTCGATGTCCCAGTTCCCTTTTCGTCCAGTATTACGGGTTGAATGTTGTTTTCTATGGATGAAACAAAGTCAACCATTTCGGCCTGAAGGGTGCTGCGGTTGATGTAGGCGTAGCCGTTTTTGGGATTGGCCTCTATGGCCTTTCCGTAGGTACCTATCGATTTGGTAAACATGTTTTGGTTACCCTCCACTACCGCTTCGAGGAAGTCGGATAGGGCAGGGACACGCTTACCCTCTTCGGCTGCGTAGCGCTTTAGGCTATCTATCCCTGCGGCAGAATACTTTATGGGCGTGTTGGTAAGCGTTAGCTGCTTGCCGTTTATGCTGTTTCGGAACTTATCGTAGGTGGGGTAGAAGTACGACTTCTGAATTTGAGGTAGCGTGTCGATATCCATTATGGCGATACGGAACAGCGGCCTTAGCTTAATATCCACCTGACGGTTGATGAGCATGTCGTCGTCCGCTAGGCTGGCATCGAACGATAGCATGGCGTTAAACTTCTTGCTGGTATCGGCGTATACCGAGAAGGTGCTGTCGTTTAGTCGCGAGCGGTACTCCTTTATCTTTCGGGTTGCAATATCGTAGTCGCGCTTTGCGCCCGACATGTCGTTTAGCTTGCGCTTAATAAACGATCGGTTCATGTAGGCGTTGGCAAAGTCGGGGTAAAGGTTGATAGCCCTACCGTAATCCTTTACGGCATCCTGCAGCATTCCCAGCTCGGCCAGCACGCCAGCACGGTTGTAGTAAACCAGCACGTTTTTAGGGCTCAGCTTTGCCACCTCGTCGTAATCTTTTACCGAGTTGTTAAGGTCGCCAACCTGCGAGCGGAGTATGGCCCGGTTGTAGAGCATCACGGGGTTTTTCGGATCGAGCTTAATGGCCTTGTTAAAGTCGGCCATGGTGCTGTTGTAGCGCTTCATTTCGTAGTAGGCCAACCCTCGGTTAAAGTAGGCCGTAGAGTTGGTGGTATCTATTTCGATGGCCTTGTTGAAATCTTTTAGGGCATCCTGCATCTTTTTTTGAAGGGATAGCACGCGGCCACGCTTCATGTAGGCATCCTGGTTGTTAAAATCGAGCGAGATGGCTCGGTTGTAGTCGTCTAGCGCCTTGGTGGTATCCTTCATGAAGAGGTAGGTGCTTCCCCTGTTTACGTAGGCGTCGCTCACCTTGGGTTCGCTCTTTATGAACTTGTTAAAATCGTCGATTGCCTTTTCGAACTGCTGCGACATGAAGTGGGTTACCCCGCGACTATAGTAGATGCCGGGATACTCGGGGCGCAGCAGGGCTG
Proteins encoded in this window:
- a CDS encoding MATE family efflux transporter, which translates into the protein MKDEISYGNIWRIAYPIIIGSVSQTILNITDTVFVGRLGELELAAGALGVLIYLTIIMVINGFTIGNQIIMARRFGEDRPNEIGRTFSNAFFLLFAIVTVVFVSIKMAAPSLITNLVSNHDIATLVGDFVQVRIWGLFFAAFMLLFRAFYVATANTKVLIAVTSTTVGLNIILNYALIFGKLGLPAYGFVGAAMASVISELVGFIIILGFTIYNRYFTKFSLVKLRYFKSKIVGEILKIASPMMLQHLISFSAWFVIFLIIERMGERSLAISNIVRSLYITMMVPIWGFAEATNSLVSFLMGEKRFERVPILVRRSMLLSFSGVFLIVCLSYPFLHQIIGFYTTDANLIAATLPVVKVVMLGSIIMSLGFIAFMAISGTGNTLIAFGLEFSDIALYIVLAYILTVHLNANVTTMWFIETFYSGYMLIVCLLYLRFGKWREKIV
- a CDS encoding tetratricopeptide repeat protein; protein product: MRILQTITASIIIVLLSHSLASAQIDKDYFFFNGRQNLIDSKYTDAIENFNVLIKTDKTLHEAFFFRGIAKFNLGDLIGANEDFSEAIRLNPVYTQAYHYRAITLARMGNTESAINDLNQAALLRPEYPGIYYSRGVTHFMSQQFEKAIDDFNKFIKSEPKVSDAYVNRGSTYLFMKDTTKALDDYNRAISLDFNNQDAYMKRGRVLSLQKKMQDALKDFNKAIEIDTTNSTAYFNRGLAYYEMKRYNSTMADFNKAIKLDPKNPVMLYNRAILRSQVGDLNNSVKDYDEVAKLSPKNVLVYYNRAGVLAELGMLQDAVKDYGRAINLYPDFANAYMNRSFIKRKLNDMSGAKRDYDIATRKIKEYRSRLNDSTFSVYADTSKKFNAMLSFDASLADDDMLINRQVDIKLRPLFRIAIMDIDTLPQIQKSYFYPTYDKFRNSINGKQLTLTNTPIKYSAAGIDSLKRYAAEEGKRVPALSDFLEAVVEGNQNMFTKSIGTYGKAIEANPKNGYAYINRSTLQAEMVDFVSSIENNIQPVILDEKGTGTSNSSAAAGTKTKVEVTVYNYDQALDDLNKAAKLLPDYAYVYYNMGNIYTLANRMPDAIQSYTKAIEQYPYLADAYFNRGLVQIYLKDTNKGCLDISKSGELGIKEAYTILKKYCIKEK